GAATTCATTACCAAAATGATTGATGAGACTGAAAATAAAAAAATTAATAAAGAAAAAGAAGCTTTGAAACTATTAAATAAATGTATTGTTGAATCTGGCGCGCCGGCAACATTTTATGATGTTCACACAATTTCCAAATCTTTAAAAGTAAGTGCTCCGAAATTTGATTTGATTTTAGACGAACTGAAAAAAGAAGGATTTGTCGCAAAAAAAACACATTTCAATCCATTAGGCATAAAAACAAATGCCGATGTTGAAAGTATAAAAAATATAATTGTCAAATTACAAAACAAAATTTGAATGAAATATCAGGCAATTATAAAAAAAATGAAAATGAATACTGGTTTTTTAATAAATATTTGATAAACTAAAAAAAATATTTCTGAAATTTAAAGTGAAACATAAATTTTGTAAAAAAAAATTGAATAAACAAAAATGAAAATCATTATTTTTAAGATAAAATTCAAAAAAATTAAAAAAAATAGGTAAAGTTTTAAATATAATTAGAAAGATACAACAAGATGACGATAGTATAATCTACAGATGATTATATTAAAATAGAATGAAGGGGGATATTGTTCATGGTAAAGACAAAAAATAATGTTATCAAGTTAGATGATATTGATATCAAGATTCTAAAAATAATCAATGAGGATGTAAGAACATCTTACAGGCAAATTTCACGTAGTTTGGATGTGTCCGTGGGAACTGTACACAACCGTATTGACAAAATGGTAAAAATAGGAGTTATCAAGAAATTTTCACCAGTTCTCGACCATGAAAAGTTAGGTTTTGTTTTAACCACCATCATTGGTGTGAGAGTTAAAGGAGAAAAGCTCAAAAGCTGGGAAGAAAAAACCATGTATAATAAAAATATAGTTGGAATATATGACGTTACCGGCGAATATGATGCTATTTTGATTGCTAAATTCAGAAACACAAATGAATTAAATGGTTTTATTAAAGAGCTATTAAAAAATCCGATTATAGAAAGAACTTACACTCAAACCGTTCTTGAAGTTATTAAAGAGGATATGGGATCTTCAAATATTTTATAAGTTGTTTTTAATAAAAGTGATTTGAATCAATCACTTATTTTATTTTCATTCTCTTTTAATTAGAAATTGTCCTGCAAAAGCAGATTCATCTATAAAAAAAAATTTTATTTATTTTAAATTTGAATCATTTTTCGAAAATCGGCTTTTGAGATTTGGTGGGACAGTAAAAGACTATTTTTATAAAATTTCTGAAATAAAAATATTGCAGTAATAAAAATATTACCTGAATGGCTAAAATTCATTTAACTATATAAATAAAAAGAAACAATAGATTTAATATTAGAATTAAAAAATCAGAGGTTATGAAATTGGCAGTTTGCTTACCCGATACTCAAGACGATACTCCGTCAATACCTATAAAATTAACCAGAGTCGGTGTTACTGGAGTTAAAAAATTATTACAATTAGAAAGAACAAATAAAAGACCAATAATTTTATTACCTACTTTTGATGCATTTGTAGACTTACCTAATAATCAAAAAGGGGTCCACATGTCTAGAAACCCGGAAGCAATCAGTGAAGTTGTTGAAACTGTTGCTATGGATTCCACAGTTGACATTGAATCATTATGTGCAAAAATTGTTGATAAAATGATGACCAAGCATGAATATGCTAAACGTGTTGAAATTAGTATGAAAACCGACTATATGTTCATGAAAGAGTCACCAGTAACTCAAAATAAAACCCAGGAAATGGCTACTTTAAAAGCAAAAGCCGTTGGATTAAGAGACGATGACGGCAATGTAAAAATCAGAAAAAGCATTGGTGCGGAAGTTGTTGGAATGACTGTATGTCCATGTGCACAAGAATCTGTAAGGGAATCAGATAAAAACAAATTATTAGAATTTTTAGACGAAGAAACAACACAAAAAGTCTTAGACACTGTCACTTTCGCTTCACACAACCAAAGAGGTGTGGGGACATTACTGATTGAAGTTCCGCATGACCAGAAAGTTGAAGCTGAAGATCTCATCGAAATTATTGAAAGTTCAATGAGTTCTCCGGTGTGTGAATTACTCAAGAGACCTGATGAAAATGCAACTGTTATGAATGCTCACAGAAAACCTGTTTTCGTTGAAGACTGCGTTAGAAATATGATGGAAAAAATTGCTAACAAATATTCAGATTTACCTGACAATACATTAATTACCGCACGTCAAGAAAACCATGAAAGTATTCACAGACACAACGCATTTGCAGAAAAAGAGACCACATTAGGTGAATTGAAAGCAGAATTGAATATTGAATAGGATCTGATTTAATGAAAAAGACTTATGAAATTGCCGGAAAAGTGATGGGTTTTTTTGATTCATTTAAAGGGTCAAAACCTGCAATCGATAACGATAAGATACTCATTGTTAGAGGAAGATCAAGAACAGTAATCCCCTTAGACGAATTTGACTCAAAACTTAGTGAAATTGGTGAACTTCTCGAAGGAACTGAATTAGATGCAACCTCAGAAAAAATTTCTGAAATTTTAAAATCCGGAGACAAACATATTCAAGAAAGTGAAGGAACAACAGATTATGTCGATGAAAGCGGATTTATGAGAATGAAAGACGAGCTTGAATATATGGGTCTCGTGGTCGACTATAAAGTATTTGAAGTTCCGGGTTTTGATGTGGTAATTGCCATATGGGAAGATAAAAATGAACTTCCACCATTATATGTAGAAGTGACTGTTTCAGAACACGAAGATTAAAATGCATTCAAAATTAACTAAAAAAGATATTCTCCGTATTTTAAATGCTGCCGATAGTGAAATAATCGACTATATGTCACAAACATCGAAATACAGGGAGAATAATCTTATTACTTATTCTAAAAACGTATTCATACCATTGACTGAAATCTGCAGAAATGATTGCGGATACTGCAATTTTAAAAAGAATCCTGATGATCCTGAAGCCATAATACTTAAAACAAAAGAAGAAGTTTTAGAAAGTTTAAAAGAGGCTGAACAATATGGCTGTAAAGAAGCTCTTTTTACTTTTGGCGAAAATGCTGATGAAGAAGAAGTCGTTCAGCATAAATTAGCCGAATATGGTTATGAAGAGATGATTGACTATATAACCGACATATGTCAAATGACGTTAAATGAAACAAGTCTGCTACCTCACACTAACGGAGGAAACTTTACCTTTGATGAACTGACAAAGTTAAAGGAAGTTAATGCATCATTAGGATTAATGCTTGAAAATTCATCAGACAGGTTAATGAAATTGCCTGCACATAATAAAAGTCCGGGGAAAGATCCTAAATTAAGACTAGAAACAATAGCAAATGCCGGAAAACTTAAAATTCCATATACCACAGGAATATTAATTGGAATTGGCGAGACAAAAGAAGAAATTGCCGAATCCTTGATTGCAATTAAAGAATTATATGAGGAGTACGAACATATCCAAGAGGTAATCATTCAAAATTTCACACCGATTCCTGGAATTGAAATGGAAAATTGGGCAGAACCAACATTTTTGGATATGGTCAGAACCGTAATTGCTGCAACACTTCTCTTTGCAGATACTGATGTCAGTATTCAGGTCCCGCCTAATTTGAATAATGAAACTGCTCAGATATTCTTATTGTGCGGTGCTGACGATTGGGGAGGAGTTTCGCCGGTAAGTCCAGATTATGTCAATATCACGTCCCCATGGCCGGGAATTGATGAACTTAAAAGATTAACTCAAGATGCAGGCTTTGAATTAAAAGAAAGATTATGCATTTATGAAAAATACATCAATACCGAATGGCTAAACGGCAATTTATTAGAAAAAGTTTCTAATCTATCACCGCATCAATAACAACGTGCTCTACGCCAGGAGCATATTTTTTTATTTTATTTATTTTTAACAATTCCACATCACGATTTCCAGCCTGAGACATAATTCTTTCAAGAGGTCTTGTATTCATTAGTTTTTCGGGAACCGTCTCGTGATAGTGAAGAATGCCTCCTTTATTTAAACTGTCAATAGCTACTTTTAAATAATGATGAGTGGTTTTTACATAACCCATTATAATCCTATCTGCTTTGAATTTGGGAGTTTCATATTTACAGTCACCTAAAATGGGATTTACATTATTTAATTTATTTAATTTTATATTTTCACATAAGAAATGATATGAATTTGGATTAATCTCAATAGAAATTATTTCTTCTGCATTTGAATGAACACCAACCGGAATAGAAAAATACCCGATACCTGCAAACATGTCGATTACTGTTTCGCCATCCTCAACTAGCTTTGCTATTCTTAATCTTTCATTATTGTTGCCTTTAGACCACATCACTTTACTTAAATCCAACTTGAACAGACAGCCGTTTTCCTTATGGACAGTTTCAGTTTCACTGCCATAAAGTATATTATAAACCGGCTCCCTTTTAGTTCCCTGAATATGATTGATTTTCATTACGGTTTTAACATTATGAGCTTTAGATAAATTCTCAAAATCCTTTTTTGGGCAATTATTATCTAAAATTAAAATATCTCCAATTTTTTTATATTTCATTTATCCACCTTAATAAGAAAAGTTTATATACATAGATATATCAATATTATAATTGTTAGTTTATACTAATTATTGATTCTGATTTTAAATAAAATTAATAGTGAAACATTAATTTATTTTGTTATATTAACCTATGAGTAGTTGAAATTATATTTTAAATACTTATATGAGGTGTATAGAATGGATGATAAAATACTAAAAGGTACAACAACCGTTGGAATTGAATGTAAAGACGGTGTTGTATTTGCAAGTGAAAGAAGAGCTAGTATGGGAAACTTAGTAGCTCACAAAGTAGCAGAAAAAATATTTAAAATTGATGATAACATTGTAACTACCATTGCAGGTTCTGTTGGAGATGCTCAAAATTTAATGAAAGTTATTGAAGCGGAAGTCTCATTATATCAAATGAGAAACAATAATGCAATCAGTGTTAAAGCTGCTGCATCATTAACTGCAAATATATTACGTTCCGGACCGATGTATGTTCAAACATTACTTGGCGGTATGGATGAAGACAAACCATCTCTTTATTCATTAGACCCTGCCGGAGGTATGATTAAAGATACTTACATTTCAACTGGTTCAGGATCCATCGTAGCTTATGGAGTTCTTGAAGACAGATTTAGAGATGATTTAACTATTGACGAAGGAATTGAAATAGCTATAAGAGCTATCAAAGCTGCTGCTGAACGTGACACTTATTCCGGAAACGGATATTTAGTCGCTAAAGTAGATAAAGACGGTTTTGAAATGTTAGATAATGAAAAAATAAACAAAATTTTGGATAAAATTTAAGCAAAACTGATTTTTCATAACTAACTATTTT
The genomic region above belongs to Methanobrevibacter sp. and contains:
- a CDS encoding DUF2120 family protein codes for the protein MKKTYEIAGKVMGFFDSFKGSKPAIDNDKILIVRGRSRTVIPLDEFDSKLSEIGELLEGTELDATSEKISEILKSGDKHIQESEGTTDYVDESGFMRMKDELEYMGLVVDYKVFEVPGFDVVIAIWEDKNELPPLYVEVTVSEHED
- the mptA gene encoding GTP cyclohydrolase MptA, producing the protein MAVCLPDTQDDTPSIPIKLTRVGVTGVKKLLQLERTNKRPIILLPTFDAFVDLPNNQKGVHMSRNPEAISEVVETVAMDSTVDIESLCAKIVDKMMTKHEYAKRVEISMKTDYMFMKESPVTQNKTQEMATLKAKAVGLRDDDGNVKIRKSIGAEVVGMTVCPCAQESVRESDKNKLLEFLDEETTQKVLDTVTFASHNQRGVGTLLIEVPHDQKVEAEDLIEIIESSMSSPVCELLKRPDENATVMNAHRKPVFVEDCVRNMMEKIANKYSDLPDNTLITARQENHESIHRHNAFAEKETTLGELKAELNIE
- a CDS encoding class I SAM-dependent methyltransferase family protein, with the translated sequence MKYKKIGDILILDNNCPKKDFENLSKAHNVKTVMKINHIQGTKREPVYNILYGSETETVHKENGCLFKLDLSKVMWSKGNNNERLRIAKLVEDGETVIDMFAGIGYFSIPVGVHSNAEEIISIEINPNSYHFLCENIKLNKLNNVNPILGDCKYETPKFKADRIIMGYVKTTHHYLKVAIDSLNKGGILHYHETVPEKLMNTRPLERIMSQAGNRDVELLKINKIKKYAPGVEHVVIDAVID
- the psmB gene encoding archaeal proteasome endopeptidase complex subunit beta, whose translation is MDDKILKGTTTVGIECKDGVVFASERRASMGNLVAHKVAEKIFKIDDNIVTTIAGSVGDAQNLMKVIEAEVSLYQMRNNNAISVKAAASLTANILRSGPMYVQTLLGGMDEDKPSLYSLDPAGGMIKDTYISTGSGSIVAYGVLEDRFRDDLTIDEGIEIAIRAIKAAAERDTYSGNGYLVAKVDKDGFEMLDNEKINKILDKI
- a CDS encoding Lrp/AsnC family transcriptional regulator, with translation MVKTKNNVIKLDDIDIKILKIINEDVRTSYRQISRSLDVSVGTVHNRIDKMVKIGVIKKFSPVLDHEKLGFVLTTIIGVRVKGEKLKSWEEKTMYNKNIVGIYDVTGEYDAILIAKFRNTNELNGFIKELLKNPIIERTYTQTVLEVIKEDMGSSNIL
- the cofG gene encoding 7,8-didemethyl-8-hydroxy-5-deazariboflavin synthase subunit CofG translates to MHSKLTKKDILRILNAADSEIIDYMSQTSKYRENNLITYSKNVFIPLTEICRNDCGYCNFKKNPDDPEAIILKTKEEVLESLKEAEQYGCKEALFTFGENADEEEVVQHKLAEYGYEEMIDYITDICQMTLNETSLLPHTNGGNFTFDELTKLKEVNASLGLMLENSSDRLMKLPAHNKSPGKDPKLRLETIANAGKLKIPYTTGILIGIGETKEEIAESLIAIKELYEEYEHIQEVIIQNFTPIPGIEMENWAEPTFLDMVRTVIAATLLFADTDVSIQVPPNLNNETAQIFLLCGADDWGGVSPVSPDYVNITSPWPGIDELKRLTQDAGFELKERLCIYEKYINTEWLNGNLLEKVSNLSPHQ